Proteins encoded together in one Treponema primitia ZAS-1 window:
- a CDS encoding ABC transporter ATP-binding protein, with translation MVKIQARQVHREFQIKNSLGKKEKLTVLDNFDLDINEGEFLSLLGPSGCGKSTFLNILAGLDDYDQGEILVDTKPLEKHSFNRGIVFQSYALLPWRTVIRNLEVALEIRKVERKERRKIAHHYLDLVGLSAFENQYPHQLSGGMRQRVAIARVLAYHPDLLLMDEPFAALDAQTRETLQIELLRIWEADKKTIVFVTHSIDEAILLSDRVAFMSSRPGHIKEIFPIDLPRPRTEEIRNSVEFARIRKNVWELLQQEVLQVQSFGAYL, from the coding sequence ATGGTAAAAATCCAGGCCCGGCAGGTACACCGGGAATTTCAGATTAAAAACAGCCTCGGTAAAAAAGAAAAACTTACGGTGTTGGATAATTTTGATCTGGATATCAATGAGGGGGAATTCCTTTCCCTCCTTGGACCCTCGGGATGCGGGAAGTCAACCTTCCTCAATATCCTGGCGGGCCTGGACGATTACGACCAGGGGGAGATCCTGGTGGACACAAAGCCCCTGGAAAAGCACAGCTTTAACCGGGGTATTGTGTTTCAAAGCTATGCCCTGCTCCCCTGGCGCACGGTGATACGGAATCTGGAGGTGGCCCTGGAGATCCGCAAGGTGGAACGTAAGGAACGCCGGAAGATCGCGCACCACTACCTGGATTTGGTGGGTTTATCGGCCTTTGAAAATCAGTATCCCCATCAGCTTTCCGGCGGTATGCGCCAGCGGGTGGCCATAGCTCGGGTTTTAGCCTATCACCCGGACCTGCTCCTCATGGACGAGCCCTTCGCCGCCCTGGATGCCCAGACCCGGGAGACCCTGCAGATAGAATTACTGCGAATCTGGGAGGCGGATAAAAAAACCATCGTGTTTGTTACCCACAGTATTGATGAGGCCATACTCCTTTCGGACCGGGTGGCCTTTATGAGTTCCCGTCCGGGACATATCAAGGAGATTTTCCCCATTGACCTCCCGCGGCCCCGGACTGAGGAAATACGCAACTCGGTGGAATTCGCCCGGATCAGGAAAAATGTGTGGGAGCTCCTGCAGCAGGAAGTACTGCAAGTCCAGAGTTTCGGAGCCTACCTATGA